The Eulemur rufifrons isolate Redbay chromosome 21, OSU_ERuf_1, whole genome shotgun sequence genomic interval TCCTGTCCGCTGAACCCCATCGCTAGTGACCTCGTCCCCTGGAGTGACTAAAGGAAACACGGAGAAGAGCTGAGACCTTAACGGTATCAATTTTGCCCCAACAGGCCAGTGGACCGAAGGCTCTAGACCTGACCCCCAAATCTACATCAAGCTCATCCAGGAGTGCACCTTCCCGCCGAGAGACGGCGAGTTCTCCACCTGCTTCACAGAGCTACAGCGAGACTTCCTGAGGCGCCGTCCAGCCAAGCTGAAGAGCCTCATCCGCCTAGTGAAGCACTGGTATCAAATGGTACTGCCCTCCCACCAGGCCCGTGTGGCCCTGTCTGgacagggagcaggaggaggaggggggagcagagggaggagggagtgagggaaagaggaggagagggtagaagaggagagagagagaaagaagaggtggAGAGCGGGTAGGGAGGTGGAAAGAGTGGGAAGAGaggctggctcacacctgtaatcccagcactttgggaggctaagacaggaggatcacctgaggccaggagatcaagaccagcctgggcaacatagtgagaccccatctctgcaaggaaaaaaaaaaagaaagaaaaattagccaggcatggtggtgcacctggagtcccagctactcaggagactgaggcaggaggattgctggagcccaggagttcaaggctgcagtgagctacgatcataccactgcactgcatcctgggtgacagagtgagaccctgtccctgtccccgcgcccctcccccgccccccgccaaaaaaaaggagaaaagggaagtatGTGAAGGAAGGGGCTTTtgtgttttgctcactgctgtatccccagaacTTAGCATAGTGCCCGGCACATAATAaataggtgctcaacaaacaatggttgaataaataaatgaatgaatgctgtaACTACACACACATGGAGTCAACCACACTCTTCAGAAGTTGGACAGGGCAAAACAAGGGCTTCAAGCAAATGTATTCAGATACCCCTCTTCCCACTTCCTGGCCGGCTGACCTTGTGCAagcaacttaacctctctgtgttttctgttttcttgtttgcaAAGCGTAACATGCCACAGCAAGAGTAACATGGTACCTGGCATATAGTTGGTCCTAATAAATATGGCTTCTTTTAGCCACCATAAGAAAACACATAATAAAAGCTAACATGTATTGTGTGCTGTGCTTAGCTTAGCTTAGCTAATCCATCTTTTGTGGATGTGATACGCTTTTCTGTTCACTTTTAAATGCCCTGTATCTTATTcaatcttcacaataactctgTGAGCTAGATAAGGGTAGGTCTAATTActaagcccattttacagaaagagaaactAAGAGTCAGATGGCTCATTCTGCTAATAAGTAGCAGAACTAAAATTTGACTTTGGGTCCACTGACTCAAGAGTTTGCCTGATCAGAATGAGCATTCaatgtacatttctttttctttttctgagacagagtcttgctctgttgcccaggctagagtgagtgccgtggcgtcagcctagctcactgcaacctcaaactcctgggcttacgcaatcctgctgcttcagcctcccgagtagctgggactacaggcatgcgccaccatgcccagctaatttcttctatatatatttttagttggccagatcatttctttctatttttagtagagacggggtctcgctcattgctcaggctggtctcaaactcctgagctcaaacgatccacccgcctcggcctcccagagtgctaggattacaggcgtgagccaccacgcccggcccaatgtatatttcttgaatgagtgaacaaatgaaaataattagggGTAACTTTCCTAATTTAAAAGTGACACCTCTAGGAAAAACAAGACAATCATTTAGTTGCTAGGCTTCTCAGTGGTTGCTGTTCCAGGAATTTTCATCGTGGAACCTGAGCGTTGCAGAACTTACAAAAGTAGTTATTGACAAAAGCAGCATGGCCCCCAGGAAcatagtgaaaaaaaattattgagggcATTTTTGGGTAACCATGGTGATGAGGGGACAAGGGTGCTACTTATATTTGGCAAAAAGAAGGCAGGTATACTAGTTGTTTTACAATGACGAAGATGTCCTGCATAGCCatgaattgtctttttctttctttcttgatgcAATACAAGACCCTTACGATACTCTACCAACCACCGTCACAGCTACCTCCCACGAATATGCTATTTTTGCTGTGTATTTCAAGTCTCTCTCTATTTTCAAGTGCCTCTTGTTTTACACAGCCAATGTTTATTTAATCTACCCACATATTTACCACTTTCTTCACTATTAATTCTTTCCTATACCTCTGACCTGCCATCTGGGGTCATTTTTCTAAAGTACATCTTTTGGGATTTCTTTTGGTGACTGTTGATAGTCAACTCTCTCAGTTTTTGTCTGTCTGAGaatgtcttgcttttttttacctttattgtTGAAGGGTGCTTTTCCCGGGTTAGTGGTCACTTCAGTACATTGAATGTATCATTCCATCATCCAgtgtcattattaaaaagtcagttGTCAGTATCACAATGCCTCCTTTATAAGTAACCCATCTTATTCCTCTGGCtgcatttaagatttttctctttgatttgttTAGCTTTGATCTGAAGTGTCTTAAtgataatttcttattatttgtcCTGCTTGAGATTCCTTTGGTGTTCCTGATCTATGCATAGATCTCATTCATCAATTTTGGAACTTCTCAGCCattcttctaaaatgttttctctccctctttctctctacaCCTCCTGGAACTCCAATTAAGGGTATGTTAGGCCTTCTTACTCTGTCTCTCATATCTCTACACTGTCTTctgtattttccatctctttgtctGTCATTCCATATTTGACTCTGAATAGTTTCTTCTAATCTTCCTTCCAATTAACTGATTTTCTCTTTAGCTATGTCTAGTTTGCTGTTGAGTTATTAATTACAGTTATTGTCATTTTAACCTAggatttctctttcattctttttcatatctGCCATGTCACTTTTTATGGTTTCGAATCCCCTGCTAACTATTTAAAAagctcttattttatttctttgaacataatattcctagttattttaaagtctgtgtTCAATCCTTCAATATTTAAAGTTTTGTGGATTTATTATTACATCTCTTTTTTCTGTTGGTCATTACTCTTGGTGTCTTATTTCCTTGTGTACTTGGTTATCTATGTGCTGGTCATTGTATGTGAAAATTATTCATGAAATAACCTGAGGCTCTGGATTATGTATGTTCCTCCAGTGGGAATTTTGTTTGCTTCTGTGTGGCTCCTAGGAATACTCCAAGTCCTTCCTCTCACTTAGCTTTCATAATATCCCTAGAAGGAAGGTGCTATTATCACCACTCACTGggcagatgaaaaaaaaatgaggctccGAGAGTCTAAGTCATCTACCCAGAATCAGAAAATGATGGAGTCAGTATTCAAACCCACATCAGTAAGAATCCAGAGTTGAAGCTCTTAACCCAAGGaccagcaaactttttctgtaaaagatgagatagtaaacattttagactTCGTGGGCCACGTAATCTCTATCACGACTACTCCAACTCTTCccttgtagcatgaaagcagccgaTACATACATTTTGGCTTTGttccaagaaaattttatttacaaaagcagatgGCAGGCTGGGTTTGGCCCATGAGACATGCACTTTACCCAAAAGCTGGACAACCCTATTCTTCTGATTGTTTTCCCTCTTGGCAGTGCAAGGAGAAGCTTGGGAAGCCCCTGCCGCAGAAGTACGCCCTGGAGCTCCTGACAGTCTACGCTTGGGAGCAAGGGAGCAGGGAGCCAGGGTTCATGACAGCCCAGGGGTTTCAGACCGTCTTGAAATTAGTAATGAACTACCGGCAACTTTGCATCTACTGGACATCATATTATGACTCTAAAACCCCCGAAATTGGAGAGTATCTGAAAAGGCAGCTCAAGAAACCCAGGTACTCTATCCCCATATGGCTTAGCTCCCCTACATAAGTGAACCCCTGGATATAGCTGCGGTGCCTCAGAAATGGAGGAGGTGGGATGGCTCCCCATTTAGTGAGAATCTCCTGTCGCCTATCATTGTGCAGGGCCCCTTACCTCTGACCTAAACAACAACCTCCAACCCTGTGAGGCAGGCTCGATGCTAATCATTTTACAGGTGCATACACCGAGGTTCTGAGAGGTAAGGAGCTTGTCCAAACCTTAACAGCACATGAGTGAagtagctggaatttgaactgaaataacaacagcagcagcaataataataatcattgcTCCCAGGCATTAAAAGCTTGCTGTAAGACTACCATCCTAATATAACAGTAAAAATTATTGTCGGGTTAACTGACATGTATTGTCCCCTCATTATGTTCTAGTCACTGTGCTGAGCATTTCACATGCCTAGGCTTTCTCTATCCACACACCGCATCCTTTGAGACAGGCATGTTGATCTCTCCTccttttacagaagaagaaactaaggcttagagaggtcAAGTGATCTGCCCAAGGGTATATCACCAATAAAgggcagaggtgggatttgaacttgTATCTGTCAGGCCCAAGTGCAGGACTCCTTGTCCTCCTGTTCACTGCCCCCTGGGGGGCCAGTCACTGAGGACACACCCCAGGGAGCGGTGCCCTGCTGGGCCACTCCTCATGCCCTGAGTCCCAGCCTGCCCCAGGCTGGCGTTGGCTCTACCAGGACCGTCTGGGCTCCCTGGACAGAGCCTCAGCTCCTCATGGCTCCCTCTGTAAATGTTGGTCTGCAGGCCTGTGATTTTGGACCCGGCTGACCCTACAGGAAACGTGGGTGGCGGAGACCCAGAGGGCTGGCGGCGGCTGGCACGAGAGGCTGAAACCTGGCTGAGTTTTCCGTGCTTTAAAAATTGGGATGGGTCTTCCGTGGGCTCCTGGATTGTGCCGGTGAGatcttcctccctgccttccccccaccccgcccccaccccctggaGACCATTCTTCCCAAAGGATTTACCCCTTGCCAAAGGTCACTCAAATTCCTATAGTTACAGGCTGTGCTCCGTATTTTACAGTCATTTTGGCCCCATTTGGAAGGTTCCCGGAATTTTCACATCCCTTGTCCAAAGTTCATTTCACTAAGACTGATAATAAATAACAACCACCATGTCTTGAGTATCTGCTTTGGGCTCAGGTTCTGTCCTAAGCCCTttaatatacattatctcattaaatcctcacaacaaccctatgagatacaTCTTCTTTCATCCCCATCTTACAGGTGAGCAaaagaggctgagagaggtgaagtcaTTCACTTAAGGACACTCAGCTAAggagtggtggagctgggatccAAACTCAGTGGACTCCAAAGCTAGCGCTCAGGTCACTGTGCTAAACAGCCTGGCTTGTGTCATCCCCACTTATCGTCTGACAGATGGGAGACTCAGAGCAGCTGAGTGACTTGGGCTGTCACACTTGGACCTTTCCACTCCCAGCCTAGGAGTCTTTCTAATGCCAGGGCACTGATGATGTCGTGGGCGGGCTCCCTAGGAAGCAGACTCAGAGGTGGAGTTTAATGTGCGGGATGTTTTGGGGGAGTCCATTGGCACCAACCCTCATGGAAGGGAGGGGGAAGCAGGAAAAGGTGTagggagaaatgaaagaaatgcagCAAATGCCAGCTTTGGAGCTGGAATGGCCTTTACAGCTGTCCTGCAGCAGCAGACAGAGGTGGCCAAGCCTTTAAACCCCCGTGTGGATCAGTCACTGAAGGTAGGCACCTTAGGAAGGGGTGTGGTTTTGAGCAAAAGGCTCTCTGCAGCTGGGGCAACCCCTAAATGGGCTGACAGCTGATGTCTGCCTACTGACCACCATCCCCACAGCTGGGCCGTGTAAGTCCTTCCTCAAAGGGCAGTCCAGGTGGCATGTCACAGTGTCCACCATAAGTGCTCACTGAGATCTAGTTGCACAGCAGGAAGACCAGCTTCCTGATGCAATCATGTGTTTTACTCTTTCAGGTTTAAAAAGACAACGAGGACTCTGAGACCTGTACTCAAAGAACATGCTTATCAAGAACATGCTTACATCAGGACATACCATCACTCTTTTCTTGCAGAGCGTCACCACACACCCAGAATCCAGTCCACAGGAGGAAGAGAACTGGACGTGCACCATCTTCTAACCCCAGCACATCTCAGGGGCAAGGGCTCCAGAGTCATCCAGATAAACCTCCTCATTTCCGGTTGAGACCCTTGATCCAGAGAAGGCAGGGGACCGCCCCAAGGTCCTCAGTGAGTCAGTGTATGATCTGGGACCAGAACCCTTCTACGCCGTCTCCCATCACAGATCACTTTCCCCACAGCCCGCCTCTGTCCGCATAGTCCCTGAGAGACGTAGACATTAGAGTGGAATTGGAGTCTTGACTTTCTTCCATGTATCTGGTGAGAGGGTTATGTACAATGTGTTacctataacaataaaaataacagcaaatgcCATTTATCGGGTGTTTGTTAATTTCGAGGCACAGAGCCAAGAAGTATGGGTGCATATGTATATgagtgtatgtatttgtgtgtgtgttcattgaTTCCActagcaatatttattgagcatctactatgtgccaagcatagTTCTGGGCACTGGAACACCACAGTGGACAAGAGCGGATAgaaatccctgtcctcatggaactgACATTTGTGCAAAACGTTTTAATATTAGATGGTTTGGGATCCTTCTAATTGTCCTGTTACAAATAATCCTGCGATAAGCATCCTTGGTTCATCTTTTAcccacatctctaaaaaaattctaCAACTTTCCTGTCTAACACAGTAGCCACTCGCCACGTGTGGCTATTGAGTGCTTGAAACACCTAGTACAAATCTAGATGTTCTGTGAGTGTAAAATACATACTGGGTTTCAAagacttagtaaaaaaaaaaaaaaaaattaaaaaagtcaaaatcttGACaactgatgattttttaaattgtgtatgGAAATGACAATTTTTTGCTATATGGAGTTAAATCAAAATGAACAGGTCCGTCTTTGGACGCGGGCCACCCTGGGCCGATGCGGGCCACCCTGGGCCGCTGCTGGTCCCTGAAGGGCTGCCAGCGGGAGGCTCCGCACGGTCCCCCAGCGGCTGGGCCGCAAGGCCTTCCCTGAAGGGGCCGCGGCGAAGCGTCCTCACGTCTGCGGCGGTGCACACGCTCCCTCCGGGCCACTCCGTCGAGTTCTGACCACTTTTTCACATAAAACCTGCACGTTTCTGGAATGCTCGGAGGACCGCACCCAGTGCCCACCCGAGACCAGAAAGTGGGTGCGAACACCCAGAGCTGCCGGACAGAAATGAAACCGAAAGCGGGGAAGGGGGGGTGTGGCGGAAGGGAGGCCGGGTCAGCAgcgcctgtcccctcccctcgcCCCCGGGGCCAGCGAGCGGGGCGTGTCGCTGACAGCCCCGCAGGAAAACGAAACCCCGGGCGCGCATCGGACCGAGCGCGCCCGGCCTCCTGTCGCCCCGCGCGGGACAGGCATGGACGTGTACCGCACCCCCGCCGCCGCGCTGGACAGGCTGGTGGCCCGCAGCCTGCAGCTGCCCGGGGACTTCGCGGAGGCCGCGCGGCGCGCCCTGGGCGCCCTGGACACCGCCCTGAGGGAGCGCAGGGGCCGCCCGGGCGCCGCGCCGCCGCGGGTGCTGAAAACCGCCAAGGTGAGGGCCCTGGGGAGGGCGGGATGGGGCGGACCTCGGGGTCTTCGTCTGTCAAGAGGGACAATCCTCCCAGGGCGCTTGCGCCTCGCAGAGCCGGGCGATGAGGGTGGCTTTATCAGCTTGTGTCCtgctcattcatttcttcaacaaacacTACGTGCCAGCGCTGCGCTAAGCCCCCTGGAAACACGCTGCTCACAGCAGTCCTGCCAGGTAGGTGCTCCTAACCCCCACTtgacacatggggaaactgaggcacggaggaGTAGAAGTAAGTGTCCGAGCCTGTAAGAGGcccagccaggattcaaatccaggtagGCTGATTCCTGCGTCTGTGCTCTTAAAGCtgcttctcattcattcattcactccctcATTCGTTCACGCAGTCATTCAAACGGGCCGTGGGCCTCACAGTGCACCAGACCCTACGGATACAGAAATAATGCCGCTCTGTGATAGCCAGAATAGCACAATTTACTGAGAATTTACCAAGGAACAGTGAACATGAGCTCATTAAATAAGTAcgagctcatttaatcctcagtgAGGTAGGGATTAttgtccctgttttatagatggggaaactgaggccagcaTGGTTAAGCCACTGCACACCTAAGCACTGTGCCACACTGCCACTGTGACCTCAGGATGCTCACGGACTCTGGGAGGGACAGGCGGGAGCTCTCATGCCCTCAGGGTAAACTCAGGGGTGCCAGGGTCATCGAGAGAATCCGGGTGCCATAGAGCAGATTTGGAAGGGGTGAAGACACAGAGGGAGAGATGGCCTCAGTGAACCTAGTGGCCTCTAGTGGCCCTAGGGCTGAATCTTaccctgggaggtggggaagaggaggagagacctGTAGCCTAGGAGATATGATATCCTGTTTCTGCCTCTGAGATGGACAGGAGGGATTTCTACGGAGCAAGAGTTTAAGGATCTCTAAAGCCCTGGCATCCTTAGCTCCCCTAGGAAACCTGGAACACATCTCGTGGTTGGATTTGGCTTATGGCCTCCTGATTGCTTGAGACGCTGAAAGAGAAAGTGGCAAGTGGGGAGAACCGTGGGCTTTATTTCCTGAGCCCACACTACAGTCTAGAGCAGCCATTGCCCACTGAACAGGCCCCTCGGAGGAATGGCAGCTTCCAGGGCTACAGTGGGATGAACGAGATGAACCTGGGCCTTCTGGTGGGACAAACCAGAAAGCAAAGAATAGGGCCACAAACCTCTGGCACCTGTCACAATAACCCCGCCAGAGCCAATAAGGACTCCCCTTCCCCGTCATCACcaccaaaaatgtccccagacattgccaaatgtcccatgGGGACACAGTTGCCTACAGTTGAGAATCGCTATTTTAGACGTGCCCGTGGAAGTGTATGTGGGTGAAATGACACATCGGCTGGGATTTCCtttaaaatcacacaaaaaagaaaaaggaggtagAACAGATGGGCAAATGAGGCAAAAGCCTTCTTTAAAATCTTCTCCACTTTTGCATAGGTTTGAAAACCTTTATCAtacagataattattttttttttgagacagagtctctctctgttgcccaggctagagtgaatgccgtggcgtcagcctagctcacagcaacctcaaactcctgagctcaagcgatcctcctgtctcagcctcccgagtagctgggactacaggcatgtgccaccatgcccggctaattttttctatatatatttttagctgtccatataatttctttctatttttagtagagatggggtctcgctcttgctcaggctggtctcgaactcctgagctcaaacgatccacccacctcggcctcccagagtgctaggattacaggcgtgagccaccgcgcccggcccatacagataatttttaagtaaattaatgaGTGGTTGGGAGGAAAAAAGGGTGTTTGGAGCCTGACCCCGGGGCTGAAGTCATGGCCCAGCCTCGcctggtgggggcggggctcATGAGCGAGTGACAAGCTCCCTGCGTTTTCGTTTCCTCTGCAAAGCGAGTGCAATAATAGTTATCTTCCTTCCGGGGTGTTaggaaggttaaatgagatagaTGATTGTGCACAAAACATGTAGGAGAGGCCTAGTTTGTCATGTTCCTCCGTGCCTGTTCCTGCTCGGCCGGGGGCTGGAAGTACAGGGACTGGCATAATCATTACGATAATTAGGGGTCCCAGTTTCAGGCAAGACTTGCTCCCGGAAGGCTCGATCCTGGTTCTTGCGGTTTCCAGGCTGTGTAACTCACTTCACCGCTCTGAGCCTCACTCCCCCAGATCTGTAATTACACCATATGTAACCACATCAGGGTGGCTGTGTGTTGGATGTGAGATCACAGATACCAAGCACAGAGCAGAAGCTCCAACAACGTTTGGGTGTTTCCTTCCCAAATCCTCAGGCTGGAAGCTTTGCAAAAAGAAACGCTGGTGAGAAAGGTCTCAGAAATTCTGTGACTCTTACCAGTTTTGTGCTCATCCTGAGCAAAGATCGCAAACGTGCGTTCTGCAAACCAGGATTCGTTTTTACcttcagttttgattttttttttttaaagttagttgccaacatttaaaaatcatagatttacatattaaaattgcTTCTCTTGAAAACTCCGATGTGGCTGCCCAGGGCCCACATTCCTGCCTGGCTTCGGTGCCTAGAGCTGTGTGGCCACAGTCTGTCCCCAGCCCACTTGCCTCACTCGATTGCCTGCCAGCCCCTGTGGGCACTAGAATTGGAGAGTATGGAATTCTGAGCTTTtgggggattttttgtttttttcttcgtAGGGAGGCTCCTCTGGCCGGGGCACAGCCCTCAGGGGTGGCTGTGACTGTGAACTTGTCATCTTCCTCGACTGCTTCAAGAGCTATGAGGACCTGGGGACCCACCGTGCAGAGATCCTCAAGGACATGCGGGTGCTGCTAGAATCCTGGTGGCGGGACCCAGGCCCTGGTCTGAGCCTTGAGTTTCCTGAGCAGGGCGTGTCCGGGGCCCTGCGGTTCCGACTGACATCTTCAGACCTGGAAAACCGGATGGATGTTAGCCTGGTGCCTGCTTTCGACGTCCTGGGTGAGCGGGTCCTACCCCATTCCAGGGTTGTGGGCCGGGTCACTGGGAACAAGATGGGGCTTCCAGTTCTAGCGCTGCCaccaacttgctgtgtgacttctgtccctctctgggcctcagtttcttggcTAAACATTGGGCTTGGCCCAAAGACCAAGACGGCCTAGTTCCTCCCGGATCTGTGATCCTGGTGTCGAAGTACTTGGCCCTGACCCAAGCATCTCGGGGTTTCCTTCAGCCACTCCTAGAGTGGTACCTACTCAAATACCCCAAAGGCAAAAGCAAGTGGACATGAGGCCAGCAGCAGGGGTCTGGGGACCAGACCAGAATGCTGCaaaatcttgtattttattttgaaaacattaatgtgatttttgcattttccttcctGATTG includes:
- the OAS1 gene encoding 2'-5'-oligoadenylate synthase 1 isoform X3; amino-acid sequence: MELRNTPAKDLDKFIKDYLQPDTSFREQVKRAIHIICSFLKERCFRGASHPVRVSKVVKGGSSGKGTALRGQSDADLVVFLSPLRSFQDQLTNRGEFIREIRKQLEACQRETTFDVKFEVQNPRWSNPRVLSFVLYSPQLQEGVEFDVLPAFDALGQWTEGSRPDPQIYIKLIQECTFPPRDGEFSTCFTELQRDFLRRRPAKLKSLIRLVKHWYQMCKEKLGKPLPQKYALELLTVYAWEQGSREPGFMTAQGFQTVLKLVMNYRQLCIYWTSYYDSKTPEIGEYLKRQLKKPRPVILDPADPTGNVGGGDPEGWRRLAREAETWLSFPCFKNWDGSSVGSWIVPV
- the OAS1 gene encoding 2'-5'-oligoadenylate synthase 1 isoform X1, translated to MELRNTPAKDLDKFIKDYLQPDTSFREQVKRAIHIICSFLKERCFRGASHPVRVSKVVKGGSSGKGTALRGQSDADLVVFLSPLRSFQDQLTNRGEFIREIRKQLEACQRETTFDVKFEVQNPRWSNPRVLSFVLYSPQLQEGVEFDVLPAFDALGQWTEGSRPDPQIYIKLIQECTFPPRDGEFSTCFTELQRDFLRRRPAKLKSLIRLVKHWYQMCKEKLGKPLPQKYALELLTVYAWEQGSREPGFMTAQGFQTVLKLVMNYRQLCIYWTSYYDSKTPEIGEYLKRQLKKPRPVILDPADPTGNVGGGDPEGWRRLAREAETWLSFPCFKNWDGSSVGSWIVPSVTTHPESSPQEEENWTCTIF
- the OAS1 gene encoding 2'-5'-oligoadenylate synthase 1 isoform X2, yielding MELRNTPAKDLDKFIKDYLQPDTSFREQVKRAIHIICSFLKERCFRGASHPVRVSKVVKGGSSGKGTALRGQSDADLVVFLSPLRSFQDQLTNRGEFIREIRKQLEACQRETTFDVKFEVQNPRWSNPRVLSFVLYSPQLQEGVEFDVLPAFDALGQWTEGSRPDPQIYIKLIQECTFPPRDGEFSTCFTELQRDFLRRRPAKLKSLIRLVKHWYQMCKEKLGKPLPQKYALELLTVYAWEQGSREPGFMTAQGFQTVLKLVMNYRQLCIYWTSYYDSKTPEIGEYLKRQLKKPRPVILDPADPTGNVGGGDPEGWRRLAREAETWLSFPCFKNWDGSSVGSWIVPQKRLREVKSFT
- the OAS1 gene encoding 2'-5'-oligoadenylate synthase 1 isoform X4, whose translation is MELRNTPAKDLDKFIKDYLQPDTSFREQVKRAIHIICSFLKERCFRGASHPVRVSKVVKGGSSGKGTALRGQSDADLVVFLSPLRSFQDQLTNRGEFIREIRKQLEACQRETTFDVKFEVQNPRWSNPRVLSFVLYSPQLQEGVEFDVLPAFDALAHPGVHLPAERRRVLHLLHRATARLPEAPSSQAEEPHPPSEALVSNGTALPPGPCGPKLGKPLPQKYALELLTVYAWEQGSREPGFMTAQGFQTVLKLVMNYRQLCIYWTSYYDSKTPEIGEYLKRQLKKPRPVILDPADPTGNVGGGDPEGWRRLAREAETWLSFPCFKNWDGSSVGSWIVPQKRLREVKSFT
- the OAS1 gene encoding 2'-5'-oligoadenylate synthase 1 isoform X5, whose product is MELRNTPAKDLDKFIKDYLQPDTSFREQVKRAIHIICSFLKERCFRGASHPVRVSKVVKCKEKLGKPLPQKYALELLTVYAWEQGSREPGFMTAQGFQTVLKLVMNYRQLCIYWTSYYDSKTPEIGEYLKRQLKKPRPVILDPADPTGNVGGGDPEGWRRLAREAETWLSFPCFKNWDGSSVGSWIVPQKRLREVKSFT